One stretch of Bordetella avium DNA includes these proteins:
- the nuoE gene encoding NADH-quinone oxidoreductase subunit NuoE, protein MLLSAQAYQKIDRELAKFPADQRQSAIMASLAIAQEEKGWLSAEIIEDVAKYIGVAPIAVQEVATFYNMFDVKPVGVHKIAVCTNLPCALRDGEKAGEYLKRKLGVGYRETTADGKFTLIEGECMGACGDAPVLIVNNKHMCVRMSEQKLDALVDGLKSQGEPA, encoded by the coding sequence ATGCTGCTTTCCGCACAGGCCTACCAGAAGATCGACCGCGAACTCGCGAAGTTCCCGGCCGACCAGAGGCAGTCGGCCATCATGGCTTCGCTTGCCATCGCGCAAGAAGAGAAGGGCTGGTTGTCTGCTGAAATCATCGAAGACGTGGCCAAGTACATTGGCGTCGCGCCTATCGCGGTTCAGGAAGTCGCCACGTTCTACAACATGTTCGACGTCAAACCCGTTGGCGTTCACAAGATCGCTGTCTGCACCAATTTGCCCTGTGCCTTGCGCGACGGCGAAAAGGCGGGCGAGTATCTCAAGCGCAAGCTGGGCGTGGGCTACCGCGAGACCACCGCCGACGGCAAATTCACCCTGATCGAGGGCGAGTGCATGGGCGCTTGCGGCGATGCCCCGGTGCTCATCGTCAATAACAAGCATATGTGTGTGCGCATGTCGGAGCAGAAGCTCGATGCCCTGGTTGACGGCCTGAAGTCGCAAGGAGAGCCGGCATGA
- the nuoK gene encoding NADH-quinone oxidoreductase subunit NuoK, translating into MTITLAHYLILGAILFAIGIFGIFLNRRNLIILLMSIELMLLAVNMNFVAFSSWFGDTAGQVFVFFILTVAAAEAAIGLAILVLLFRNLNTINVDDLDRLKG; encoded by the coding sequence ATGACCATTACCCTGGCCCATTACCTGATTCTCGGGGCGATCCTATTCGCCATCGGCATCTTTGGCATTTTCCTCAATCGCCGCAATCTGATCATTCTGCTGATGTCCATCGAGCTGATGCTCTTGGCCGTCAACATGAACTTCGTGGCGTTCTCCAGCTGGTTCGGCGACACCGCCGGCCAGGTGTTCGTGTTCTTCATCCTGACCGTGGCCGCCGCCGAGGCCGCCATCGGTCTGGCGATCCTGGTGCTGCTGTTCCGCAACCTGAACACGATCAACGTTGACGATCTCGATCGCCTGAAGGGCTGA
- a CDS encoding NADH-quinone oxidoreductase subunit M translates to MMASEMASNNFPWLTLAIFVPIVFGLLVLALGRDDRPCLTRGLSLIGAVAGFLVTIPLYTGFDKTTAAMQFVEKASWIESFNVNYHLGVDGISVWFVLLTAFITIIVVAAGWEVITNRVPQYMAAFLILSGLMVGVFSALDGLLFYVFFEATLIPMYIIVGVWGGPNRVYAAFKFFLYTLMGSLLTLVAFVYLWNVSGGSFDILTWQQTKLGYTPQILIFIALLAAFAVKVPMWPVHTWLPDAHVEAPTGGSVVLAAIMLKLGAYGFLRFSLPIAPDASHSLSGLMIALSLIAVIYIGLVAIVQEDMKKLVAYSSVAHMGFVTLGFFIFNTAGVEGAIVQMISHGFVSGAMFLCIGVLYDRMHSRRIADYGGVVNVMPRFATFFVLFSMANSGLPATSGFVGEFMVIMGAVEHNFWVGLLAATALILGASYSLWMVKRVVFGDITNPHVSEMSDLNRREFWILGVMAIAVLYMGIYPKPFTDVMHVSVEALLQHVAVSKL, encoded by the coding sequence ATGATGGCAAGCGAAATGGCATCCAACAATTTCCCCTGGCTCACGCTTGCGATCTTTGTCCCGATCGTATTCGGTCTGCTGGTGCTGGCGCTCGGCCGGGACGACCGTCCCTGCCTGACGCGGGGGCTGTCGCTGATCGGCGCGGTCGCTGGCTTCCTGGTCACCATTCCTCTCTATACCGGTTTCGACAAAACCACCGCCGCGATGCAGTTTGTCGAGAAGGCCTCGTGGATCGAGTCCTTCAACGTCAACTATCACCTCGGCGTCGACGGCATTTCCGTCTGGTTTGTGCTGCTGACGGCTTTCATCACCATCATCGTGGTGGCGGCGGGCTGGGAAGTCATCACCAACCGCGTGCCGCAGTACATGGCCGCCTTCCTGATTCTCTCGGGGCTGATGGTCGGCGTGTTCAGCGCGCTCGATGGCCTGCTGTTTTATGTGTTCTTTGAAGCGACCCTGATCCCGATGTACATCATCGTGGGCGTGTGGGGCGGACCGAACCGCGTTTACGCAGCGTTCAAGTTCTTCCTCTACACGCTGATGGGTTCGCTCTTGACCCTGGTTGCGTTTGTCTATCTCTGGAATGTGTCGGGCGGTTCGTTCGACATCCTGACCTGGCAGCAAACCAAGCTGGGCTACACGCCGCAGATCCTGATCTTCATCGCGCTGCTGGCGGCCTTTGCGGTCAAGGTGCCGATGTGGCCGGTGCATACCTGGCTGCCCGATGCCCACGTCGAAGCGCCCACGGGCGGTTCGGTGGTGCTGGCCGCCATCATGCTCAAGCTGGGCGCCTACGGGTTTCTGCGCTTCTCGCTGCCGATCGCACCCGATGCCTCGCACAGCCTGTCGGGCCTGATGATCGCGCTGTCGCTCATCGCGGTGATCTATATCGGTCTGGTGGCGATCGTTCAAGAAGACATGAAGAAGCTGGTGGCCTACTCCTCGGTCGCCCACATGGGTTTCGTTACCCTGGGTTTCTTTATCTTCAACACGGCCGGCGTCGAAGGCGCCATCGTGCAGATGATCTCCCACGGTTTCGTGTCTGGCGCCATGTTCCTGTGTATTGGCGTGCTTTATGACCGCATGCACAGCCGCCGCATCGCCGATTATGGTGGCGTGGTCAACGTGATGCCGCGTTTCGCGACCTTCTTCGTGCTCTTCTCGATGGCCAACAGCGGTCTGCCGGCCACCAGCGGTTTCGTGGGCGAATTCATGGTCATCATGGGCGCCGTCGAACACAACTTCTGGGTCGGTCTGCTTGCCGCGACCGCGCTGATTCTGGGGGCTTCGTATTCGCTCTGGATGGTCAAGCGCGTGGTCTTTGGTGACATCACCAACCCGCACGTTAGTGAAATGTCCGATCTGAACCGCCGTGAGTTCTGGATTCTCGGTGTCATGGCGATCGCCGTGTTGTACATGGGGATCTATCCCAAGCCCTTTACCGACGTGATGCACGTCTCGGTTGAGGCCCTGCTGCAACACGTTGCCGTCTCGAAACTGTAA
- the nuoG gene encoding NADH-quinone oxidoreductase subunit NuoG, with protein sequence MVELTVDGNKVEVPEGSMVMHAAQKIGLYVPHFCYHKKLSIAANCRMCLVEVEKAPKALPACATPVTNGMVVHTCSEKARAAQKSVMEFLLINHPLDCPICDQGGECQLQDLAVGYGGSSSRYHEEKRVVFHKDLGPLVSAEEMSRCIHCTRCVRFGQEIGGMMELGMLNRGEHSEITSFVGRSIESELSGNMIDICPVGALTSKPFRYSARTWELARRRSVSPHDSVGANLVVQVKGDRVLRVVPFENEDVNECWISDRDRFSYEGLNSEDRLAAPMIKGADGKWQEASWADALQAVAQGLSRVREGFGAGQIGALATDYATTEEFSLLARLTRALGSENIDFRLRQTDASFDAALSGAPWLGMPVAELDNLDRVLVIGSFLRKDHPLMAQRLRQAVKRGTQVLLLDSSADDPLLPVAARLTLAPSELARGLAEVVVALAQIKQAAVPAEFASVTPGEDAKRIAASLASGGNTAVLMGNLAVAAPNASTLAANGRAVADLAGAKFGFLTAGGNTVGGYLAGAVPGRGGKTAAQMLAEPLKAYIVLHAEPLLDADNGPQALAALKGAQFAVALTSYRSSAEAWADVMLPVAPFTETSGTYVNAAGVAQSFKGTVTPYGQTRPGWKVLRVLGNVLHLAGFDDETSESVRDAALAGGVEGRLSNAISAAIGLGQPAGALERVADVPIYRSDAIVRRSEPLQEHLASRAPKARMNGRTLAALGLTAGVKVRVASAQGAVELETAQDDAVADNAVRVSAAFAQTAALGGAFGQISVERA encoded by the coding sequence ATGGTTGAACTAACCGTCGACGGCAATAAAGTCGAAGTGCCCGAAGGTAGCATGGTGATGCATGCGGCCCAGAAGATCGGGCTGTACGTGCCGCATTTCTGCTACCACAAGAAACTGTCCATCGCGGCCAACTGCCGGATGTGCCTGGTTGAAGTGGAAAAGGCGCCTAAGGCGCTGCCGGCCTGCGCCACCCCCGTGACCAATGGCATGGTGGTGCATACCTGCTCCGAGAAGGCCCGTGCCGCCCAGAAGTCGGTCATGGAATTCCTCCTCATCAATCACCCCCTCGACTGCCCGATCTGCGATCAGGGCGGCGAATGCCAGCTCCAGGATCTGGCGGTGGGCTACGGCGGTTCGTCCTCGCGTTATCACGAGGAAAAGCGCGTGGTTTTCCACAAAGACCTGGGCCCGCTGGTGTCGGCCGAGGAAATGTCGCGTTGCATTCACTGTACCCGTTGCGTGCGCTTCGGCCAGGAGATCGGCGGCATGATGGAGCTGGGTATGCTCAATCGTGGCGAGCATTCCGAAATCACTTCCTTCGTGGGTCGTTCGATCGAGTCCGAGCTGTCGGGCAATATGATCGACATCTGCCCGGTTGGCGCGCTGACCTCCAAGCCTTTCCGCTACAGCGCCCGCACCTGGGAGCTGGCTCGCCGCCGCTCCGTCAGCCCGCATGACAGCGTCGGCGCCAACCTGGTTGTCCAGGTCAAGGGCGACCGTGTTCTGCGCGTGGTTCCCTTCGAGAATGAAGACGTCAACGAGTGCTGGATCAGCGATCGTGACCGTTTCTCCTACGAGGGTCTGAACAGCGAAGACCGTTTGGCGGCGCCGATGATCAAGGGCGCTGACGGCAAGTGGCAAGAGGCCTCCTGGGCTGATGCCTTGCAGGCTGTTGCTCAGGGCCTGTCGCGAGTGCGCGAAGGCTTTGGCGCCGGTCAGATCGGCGCGCTCGCCACCGACTATGCCACCACGGAAGAGTTCTCGCTGCTGGCTCGCCTGACGCGCGCTCTGGGCTCCGAAAACATCGACTTCCGCCTGCGCCAGACCGACGCCAGCTTCGACGCCGCGCTGTCGGGCGCGCCGTGGCTGGGCATGCCGGTGGCCGAGCTGGATAATCTGGACCGCGTCCTGGTGATCGGTTCCTTCCTGCGCAAAGATCATCCCCTGATGGCTCAGCGTCTGCGCCAGGCCGTCAAGCGTGGCACGCAGGTGCTGCTACTTGATAGCTCGGCCGATGATCCGCTGCTGCCCGTGGCTGCCCGCCTGACGCTGGCTCCCTCGGAGCTGGCTCGCGGTCTGGCCGAAGTGGTCGTGGCGCTGGCCCAGATCAAGCAGGCCGCCGTGCCGGCCGAGTTCGCCTCGGTCACGCCGGGCGAAGATGCCAAGCGCATCGCCGCCAGCCTGGCTTCGGGTGGCAATACGGCCGTGCTGATGGGCAATCTGGCGGTGGCCGCGCCCAATGCTTCCACGCTGGCTGCCAATGGCCGCGCGGTGGCAGACCTGGCGGGAGCCAAGTTCGGTTTCCTGACTGCAGGCGGCAACACGGTGGGCGGTTATTTGGCCGGCGCCGTGCCGGGCCGTGGCGGCAAGACCGCCGCCCAGATGCTGGCCGAACCCCTGAAGGCTTATATCGTGCTGCACGCCGAGCCCTTGCTGGATGCCGATAACGGTCCGCAGGCACTGGCCGCCTTGAAGGGCGCGCAGTTCGCCGTCGCGCTGACGTCCTATCGGTCTTCCGCCGAAGCCTGGGCCGATGTGATGTTGCCGGTTGCGCCATTTACGGAAACCTCGGGCACCTATGTCAACGCCGCGGGCGTGGCGCAGAGCTTCAAGGGTACGGTCACGCCTTACGGCCAGACCCGCCCGGGCTGGAAGGTGTTGCGTGTGCTGGGCAATGTGCTGCATCTGGCCGGTTTCGACGATGAAACCTCGGAATCCGTGCGTGATGCCGCGCTGGCCGGCGGTGTTGAAGGCCGCCTGTCCAATGCGATCTCGGCAGCCATCGGTCTGGGTCAGCCCGCCGGTGCGCTGGAGCGCGTGGCCGATGTGCCGATCTACCGTAGCGATGCCATCGTGCGCCGTTCCGAGCCGCTGCAAGAACATCTCGCTTCTCGCGCGCCCAAGGCTCGCATGAACGGCCGTACTTTGGCCGCCTTGGGTCTGACCGCAGGCGTCAAGGTGCGTGTCGCCTCGGCGCAAGGCGCGGTCGAACTCGAAACCGCGCAAGATGATGCGGTGGCCGACAATGCCGTGCGGGTTTCCGCCGCGTTCGCTCAAACTGCCGCTCTGGGCGGTGCCTTTGGTCAAATCAGCGTGGAGCGTGCCTGA
- a CDS encoding NADH-quinone oxidoreductase subunit J, which produces MTFTSVLFYLLAFVLVVAAFRVITARSPVTAVLHLILAFANAAMLWMLLGAEFLALLLVLVYVGAVMVLFLFVVMMLDIRIDHLRHGLKTYLPLGLIIGGIMVVEMGFVLFTTWGDAGPQVVMAGDYNNARALGEAMYTQYVFGVEVGAALLLVGMVAAIALTLRRRRDAKYNDPAAAVRVRAKDRFRMVKMQAQSERAQGTAAEQGEKQ; this is translated from the coding sequence ATGACTTTTACTTCTGTCCTGTTCTACTTACTGGCCTTCGTTCTGGTGGTGGCGGCGTTTCGCGTCATCACCGCGCGTAGCCCCGTGACGGCTGTTCTGCACCTCATCCTGGCATTCGCCAACGCGGCCATGCTGTGGATGTTGTTGGGCGCCGAGTTCCTGGCGCTATTGCTGGTGCTGGTCTATGTGGGCGCCGTGATGGTGCTCTTCCTGTTTGTCGTGATGATGCTCGATATCCGCATCGACCATCTGCGCCACGGCCTGAAGACCTACCTGCCGCTGGGCCTGATCATCGGTGGCATCATGGTGGTCGAAATGGGCTTCGTGCTGTTCACGACCTGGGGCGACGCCGGTCCGCAAGTCGTGATGGCTGGCGACTACAACAACGCTCGCGCACTGGGCGAAGCCATGTACACGCAATACGTATTCGGCGTCGAAGTCGGCGCCGCGCTGCTGCTGGTCGGCATGGTTGCCGCGATTGCACTGACGCTGCGCCGTCGCCGCGATGCCAAGTACAACGATCCGGCCGCCGCCGTCCGCGTCCGCGCCAAGGATCGCTTCCGCATGGTCAAGATGCAGGCCCAGAGCGAGCGCGCCCAGGGCACTGCCGCCGAGCAAGGAGAAAAACAATGA
- the nuoH gene encoding NADH-quinone oxidoreductase subunit NuoH: MEWLNVLESQGQALLGPTAWLVVWTIIKIVIIAVPIILCVAYLTYWERKMIGWMHVRLGPNRVGFKGLLQPFADVFKLLTKEVVVPSQANKILFIVAPVVTLMPALAAWAVVPFGPEAVLANVNAGLLYVMAITSIGVYGVIVAGWASNSKYAFLGALRASAQMVSYELAISFVLVTVLLVSGSLNMNEIVLGQGRGWFAERGLTFLSWNWLPLLPLFVIYVISAVAETNRHPFDVVEGESEIVAGHMVEYSGMAFALFFLGEYANMILLSAMASIMFLGGWMSPIDIAPLNWIPGWIWLGIKTFFVVSLFIWFRASFPRYRYDQIMRLGWKIFIPLTGVWLVVVAIWMQTPWNIWR, encoded by the coding sequence ATGGAATGGCTTAATGTTCTTGAAAGCCAGGGTCAGGCATTGCTCGGTCCCACGGCTTGGCTAGTGGTCTGGACGATCATCAAGATTGTGATCATCGCGGTGCCCATCATTCTGTGCGTGGCGTATCTCACGTACTGGGAACGCAAGATGATCGGCTGGATGCACGTCCGCCTGGGTCCCAATCGCGTGGGCTTCAAGGGGCTGTTGCAGCCTTTTGCCGACGTGTTCAAGCTGCTGACCAAGGAAGTGGTGGTCCCGTCGCAGGCCAACAAGATCCTGTTCATCGTCGCGCCTGTCGTGACCTTGATGCCGGCGCTGGCGGCCTGGGCCGTCGTGCCCTTTGGTCCGGAAGCCGTGCTGGCCAACGTCAATGCCGGTCTGCTCTACGTGATGGCGATCACCTCGATTGGCGTCTACGGTGTCATCGTGGCCGGTTGGGCCTCGAACTCCAAGTACGCTTTCCTGGGTGCGCTGCGCGCCTCGGCACAGATGGTGTCGTATGAGCTGGCCATCAGCTTTGTGCTGGTGACGGTGCTGCTGGTGTCCGGCAGCCTGAACATGAACGAAATCGTTCTTGGCCAGGGCCGCGGCTGGTTTGCCGAGCGTGGCCTGACCTTCCTGTCATGGAACTGGTTGCCGCTCCTGCCTCTGTTCGTGATCTATGTGATCTCGGCCGTGGCGGAAACCAACCGTCACCCCTTTGACGTGGTGGAAGGCGAGTCGGAAATCGTGGCCGGCCACATGGTCGAATACTCGGGCATGGCTTTTGCCCTGTTCTTCCTGGGCGAATACGCCAACATGATTTTGCTGTCAGCGATGGCGTCGATCATGTTCCTCGGTGGCTGGATGTCGCCCATCGACATTGCGCCGTTGAACTGGATTCCCGGCTGGATCTGGCTTGGCATCAAGACTTTCTTCGTCGTGTCGCTGTTCATCTGGTTCCGCGCATCATTCCCGCGTTACCGCTATGACCAGATCATGCGTTTGGGCTGGAAAATCTTCATCCCGCTGACCGGCGTGTGGCTGGTCGTCGTGGCGATCTGGATGCAGACGCCCTGGAATATTTGGCGTTAA
- the nuoI gene encoding NADH-quinone oxidoreductase subunit NuoI, translating into MEAIKDFFGSLLLTELFKGMRLTGKYFFKRKMTLRYPTEKTPASPRFRGLHALRRYPNGEERCIACKLCEAVCPALAITIESDQREDGTRRTTRYDIDLTKCIFCGFCEESCPVDSIVETHIHEYHGEKRGDLYFTKDMLLAVGDRYEADIAQRRAEDAPYR; encoded by the coding sequence ATGGAAGCGATCAAGGATTTTTTCGGCAGCCTGCTGCTGACCGAGTTGTTCAAGGGCATGCGCCTGACGGGCAAGTACTTTTTCAAGCGCAAGATGACCTTGCGCTACCCCACGGAGAAAACGCCGGCTTCGCCGCGTTTCCGTGGCCTGCACGCATTGCGCCGCTACCCCAACGGGGAAGAGCGCTGTATCGCCTGCAAACTCTGTGAAGCGGTCTGCCCTGCGCTGGCCATCACGATCGAGTCGGATCAGCGCGAGGACGGCACCCGCCGCACCACGCGTTATGACATCGATCTGACCAAGTGCATTTTCTGCGGCTTCTGTGAAGAAAGCTGCCCGGTGGACTCCATCGTGGAAACGCATATTCACGAGTACCACGGCGAAAAGCGCGGCGATCTGTATTTCACCAAAGACATGCTGCTCGCCGTTGGCGACCGCTACGAAGCCGATATCGCCCAACGCCGGGCCGAAGACGCTCCTTACCGTTGA
- the nuoL gene encoding NADH-quinone oxidoreductase subunit L has product MSSSPNLYLLIALAPLAGAIVAGLFGTGFLGRPVGRRAAHCITILFVAFSAIGSLFVLRDVLDGHTFDGAVYTWTLIGNTKLEIGFLIDSLSAMMMVVVTSVSLMVHIYTIGYMSDDPGYQRFFSYISLFTFSMLMLVMSNNMVQLFFGWEAVGLVSYLLIGFWYTRPTAIFANMKAFLINRVGDFGFVLGIGLLFAYAGTMHYGEVFAQADKLAGMQLPGSDWALLTVACICLFIGAMGKSAQVPLHAWLPDSMEGPTPISALIHAATMVTAGIFMVARFSPLFELSDVALSFIIVIGSIGALFLGVLGIIQHDIKRVIAYSTLSQLGYMTVALGASAYSVAVFHLMTHAFFKALLFLGAGSVIIGMHHNQDIRHMGGLRKYMPITWITFLLGTLALVGTPFFSGFYSKENIIEAAAAANVWGAGFAYYATLIGVFITSLYSFRLYFLVFHGNERYPTHDEHDVSDEPDGHHGHGHGGKPHESPWVVTLPLVLLAIPSVLVGAWAAEPMLFGKFFDGVIKVLPQHPAMHELQAEWHGWVAFGLHAVQTLPFWLVVAGAVTAWYCYLINPAVPAKVAHSLSGLHTLLANKYYVDWINEKIIARGVRCLGQGLWQTGDRRLIDGLLVNGSARVVGWVAAVSRHFQSGYIYHYAFAMIIGIMALVTFFVLIPQ; this is encoded by the coding sequence ATGTCTAGCTCACCCAATCTCTATTTGCTTATCGCGCTGGCCCCACTGGCTGGCGCGATCGTGGCCGGCCTGTTTGGCACCGGGTTCCTGGGGCGTCCGGTTGGCCGCCGCGCTGCCCACTGCATCACGATTCTGTTCGTGGCGTTCTCCGCCATCGGATCTCTGTTCGTGCTGCGTGACGTGCTCGACGGTCACACCTTTGACGGCGCGGTCTACACCTGGACCCTGATCGGCAACACCAAGCTGGAAATCGGCTTTTTGATCGACTCGCTTTCGGCCATGATGATGGTCGTGGTGACCTCGGTTTCGCTGATGGTGCACATCTACACCATTGGCTACATGTCCGATGATCCGGGCTATCAACGCTTTTTCTCCTACATCTCGCTGTTCACCTTCTCCATGCTGATGCTGGTGATGTCGAACAACATGGTGCAGCTCTTCTTCGGCTGGGAAGCCGTGGGCCTGGTCTCCTATCTGCTGATCGGTTTCTGGTACACCCGCCCGACGGCGATTTTCGCCAATATGAAGGCCTTCCTGATCAATCGCGTCGGTGACTTCGGCTTTGTGCTGGGCATCGGCCTGTTGTTCGCCTATGCCGGCACCATGCACTACGGCGAGGTGTTCGCCCAGGCCGATAAACTGGCCGGCATGCAATTGCCGGGCAGCGACTGGGCCTTGCTGACCGTGGCGTGTATTTGCCTGTTCATCGGCGCAATGGGTAAGTCGGCGCAGGTTCCGCTGCACGCTTGGCTGCCCGACTCGATGGAAGGCCCGACCCCGATCTCGGCCCTGATTCACGCCGCCACCATGGTGACGGCAGGGATCTTCATGGTTGCGCGCTTCTCGCCGCTGTTCGAACTGTCGGATGTCGCACTGTCCTTCATCATCGTGATCGGCTCCATCGGTGCGCTGTTCCTGGGCGTGCTGGGCATCATTCAGCACGACATCAAGCGCGTCATTGCCTATTCGACGCTGTCCCAACTGGGTTATATGACGGTTGCGCTGGGCGCTTCGGCCTATTCGGTCGCTGTGTTCCACCTGATGACGCACGCCTTCTTCAAAGCGCTGCTCTTCCTGGGTGCGGGTTCGGTCATCATCGGCATGCACCACAACCAGGACATCCGTCATATGGGCGGCCTGCGCAAATACATGCCCATCACCTGGATCACCTTCCTGCTGGGTACGCTGGCGCTGGTCGGCACGCCGTTCTTTTCGGGCTTCTACTCGAAAGAGAACATCATCGAAGCCGCCGCAGCCGCCAATGTCTGGGGCGCGGGCTTCGCCTACTACGCCACCCTGATTGGTGTATTCATCACCTCGCTCTACTCGTTCCGCCTGTACTTCCTGGTCTTCCATGGCAATGAGCGTTATCCGACGCACGATGAGCATGACGTCAGCGATGAGCCGGATGGTCATCATGGCCACGGCCACGGCGGAAAGCCGCATGAATCGCCCTGGGTTGTCACGCTGCCGCTGGTGCTGCTGGCCATTCCCTCGGTGCTGGTCGGCGCCTGGGCTGCCGAGCCCATGCTGTTCGGCAAGTTCTTCGATGGCGTGATCAAGGTTCTGCCTCAGCATCCCGCCATGCATGAGCTGCAAGCAGAATGGCACGGCTGGGTCGCCTTCGGCCTGCATGCGGTTCAGACGCTGCCGTTCTGGCTGGTGGTCGCTGGCGCTGTCACGGCCTGGTATTGCTATCTGATCAATCCCGCCGTTCCGGCCAAGGTCGCTCACAGCCTGTCCGGCCTGCATACTCTTCTGGCCAACAAGTACTACGTGGACTGGATCAACGAGAAGATCATCGCTCGCGGTGTGCGTTGCCTGGGCCAGGGCCTTTGGCAAACCGGTGACCGCCGCCTGATCGACGGCCTGCTGGTCAATGGCAGTGCCCGCGTCGTGGGTTGGGTGGCCGCGGTCAGCCGCCACTTCCAGTCGGGTTACATCTATCACTACGCGTTCGCGATGATCATCGGCATCATGGCGCTGGTGACTTTCTTTGTGCTGATTCCCCAATGA
- the nuoF gene encoding NADH-quinone oxidoreductase subunit NuoF yields the protein MNTLELFKQMGTGLTANPGADLSTSMIFHGRHIGPQILEGLDGDNWRLAEYVKRGGYEALRKILTTGMKPEDVIAEVKASGLRGRGGAGFPTGLKWSFMPRAFPGQKYLVCNSDEGEPGTFKDRDILRFNPHIVIEGMAIAAYAMGISVGYNYIHGEIFEVYERFEEALEEARAAGFLGDKLLGSDFNFQLHAFHGYGAYICGEETALLESLEGKKGQPRFKPPFPASFGLYGKPTTINNTETFAAVPWIIRNGGQAYLEVGKPNNGGTKIFSITGDVERPGNYEIPMGTPFSKLLELAGGMRGGKKLKAVIPGGSSAPVLPADIIMECTMDYDSIAKAGSMLGSGAVIVMDETRCMVKSLLRLSYFYFEESCGQCTPCREGTGWLYRMVHRIETGQGRAEDLDMLDTVAGNIMGRTICALGDAAAMPVRSFIKHFRDEFAHHIEHKSCVVPQYL from the coding sequence ATGAACACGCTGGAATTGTTCAAGCAGATGGGTACTGGCTTGACCGCCAACCCCGGCGCCGATCTGTCCACTTCCATGATCTTCCACGGCCGTCATATCGGTCCGCAAATTTTGGAAGGCCTGGATGGCGACAACTGGCGCCTGGCCGAATACGTCAAGCGCGGCGGCTACGAAGCCCTGCGCAAAATCCTGACCACCGGCATGAAGCCGGAAGACGTCATCGCCGAGGTGAAAGCCTCGGGTCTGCGCGGCCGTGGCGGCGCGGGCTTTCCGACCGGCCTGAAGTGGAGCTTCATGCCGCGCGCCTTTCCGGGCCAGAAGTATCTGGTCTGTAATTCGGATGAGGGCGAGCCGGGTACGTTCAAAGATCGCGACATTCTGCGCTTTAATCCGCACATCGTGATCGAAGGCATGGCCATCGCCGCCTATGCGATGGGCATCAGCGTCGGCTATAACTACATCCACGGCGAAATCTTCGAAGTCTACGAGCGCTTCGAAGAGGCGCTCGAAGAGGCGCGCGCCGCCGGCTTCCTGGGCGATAAGCTGCTGGGTTCGGACTTTAACTTCCAGTTGCACGCTTTCCACGGCTACGGCGCCTATATCTGCGGCGAAGAAACGGCCTTGCTGGAATCGCTGGAAGGCAAGAAGGGGCAGCCGCGCTTTAAGCCGCCGTTCCCGGCCAGCTTCGGTCTGTACGGCAAGCCCACCACCATCAATAACACCGAGACCTTCGCGGCGGTGCCCTGGATCATCCGCAATGGCGGCCAGGCCTATCTCGAGGTAGGCAAGCCCAATAACGGCGGCACCAAGATCTTTTCGATCACGGGCGATGTCGAGCGTCCGGGCAACTACGAAATTCCGATGGGCACGCCGTTCTCCAAGCTGTTGGAGCTCGCGGGCGGCATGCGCGGCGGCAAGAAGCTCAAGGCGGTGATCCCCGGCGGGTCGAGCGCCCCGGTGTTGCCTGCCGACATCATCATGGAATGCACGATGGACTATGACTCCATCGCCAAGGCGGGCTCCATGCTGGGTTCGGGCGCGGTCATCGTCATGGACGAGACCCGCTGCATGGTCAAATCCCTGCTGCGTCTGTCGTACTTCTATTTTGAAGAAAGCTGCGGTCAATGCACGCCTTGCCGCGAAGGCACGGGCTGGCTGTACCGCATGGTCCACCGCATCGAGACCGGCCAAGGCCGGGCCGAGGATCTGGACATGCTGGACACCGTGGCCGGCAACATCATGGGCCGCACCATTTGCGCGCTGGGTGACGCCGCAGCCATGCCGGTACGCAGCTTCATCAAGCATTTTCGCGACGAATTCGCGCACCACATCGAGCACAAGTCTTGTGTGGTCCCGCAATATCTGTAG